Proteins encoded in a region of the Flammeovirga yaeyamensis genome:
- a CDS encoding glycoside hydrolase family 3 N-terminal domain-containing protein has protein sequence MKKNWIRGVLAAALCSVTLGFNTPNVDPTQQENIEIIIKSNLSVEDKVEKILQQLTLEEKVGQMTQITLDVITKGENVFVSDEPLTVDKKLLEEAIKKYKIGSVLNTANNRARSTEKWNEVITQIQKVAMKEIGVPVLYGVDAIHGTTYTAGATFFPQQIGMAATWNPELNRQGCEVTAYETRASSIPWDFSPVLDMGRNPAWPRIWETYGEDVYLTSQMGIAAVKGYEGENNDLSDNTKVASCIKHFLGYGSERSGKDRTPSYLPEIELREHYLPSYKAAIDAGAHTIMINSGIINGTPVHASYKLLTDLLKKELGFEGLVVTDWADIENLHNRDKVAATHKEAVKQSINAGIDMSMVPYNFNFCGYLIELVNEGEVPMERIDDAVRRILTVKVKLGLFETPAPKVKDYPKFGSKEHEQIAYNAASESITLLKNDKDILPLKKGTKILVAGPNANSMRTLNGGWTYSWQGEKVEEFAQDYNTIFEAVQNTFGKENVNLVQGVEYNHEGQYYEEKNIDIQAAVKAASSADVVLLCLGENTYTETPGNLHDLYISQNQRKLAEALAATGKPVVLILNEGRPRLISQFESDMQAVVHTYLPGNFGGDALADILVGDVNPSGKLPYSYPMYPNALGTYDHKPSEASEKMEGMYDYNSSLPFQYAFGFGLSYTTFEYANLKVSNTDFGPDDNIKISVDVKNTGKVEGKEVVQLFTKDVYASITPDNKRLRRFEKVNLKPGETKTVSFTLSARDLAFVDADLKWTVEEGEFKLMIGDKTTSVNVTKTKKFDQASN, from the coding sequence ATGAAAAAGAACTGGATTAGAGGAGTTCTGGCAGCAGCATTATGCTCAGTAACTTTAGGGTTCAACACACCTAATGTAGACCCAACTCAACAAGAGAATATTGAAATTATCATCAAAAGTAACTTGTCTGTAGAAGATAAAGTTGAAAAGATCTTACAACAACTAACATTAGAGGAGAAAGTTGGTCAGATGACACAAATTACTTTGGATGTCATCACCAAAGGTGAAAACGTATTTGTAAGCGATGAACCCCTTACTGTAGATAAAAAACTATTGGAAGAGGCCATCAAAAAGTATAAAATTGGTTCTGTATTAAATACAGCAAACAATAGAGCTAGATCTACCGAAAAATGGAATGAGGTAATTACTCAAATCCAAAAGGTAGCAATGAAAGAAATTGGTGTACCGGTATTGTATGGAGTAGATGCAATCCACGGTACAACATATACAGCAGGTGCAACATTCTTCCCCCAACAAATTGGTATGGCGGCCACTTGGAATCCTGAACTAAACCGTCAGGGTTGCGAAGTGACTGCCTACGAAACCAGAGCAAGTTCTATTCCTTGGGACTTCTCTCCGGTATTGGATATGGGTAGAAATCCAGCATGGCCAAGAATTTGGGAAACATATGGTGAGGATGTTTACCTTACTTCTCAAATGGGTATTGCAGCTGTAAAAGGTTACGAAGGAGAAAATAACGACCTATCTGATAACACTAAAGTAGCGTCATGTATCAAGCACTTCTTAGGTTATGGTAGTGAAAGATCTGGTAAAGATAGAACACCATCTTACCTTCCTGAAATTGAGTTAAGAGAGCATTATTTGCCATCATATAAAGCGGCTATTGATGCAGGTGCACATACCATCATGATCAACTCGGGGATCATTAACGGTACACCTGTGCATGCGAGCTACAAGTTATTGACAGATCTTCTTAAGAAAGAATTAGGATTCGAAGGTTTGGTAGTTACTGACTGGGCGGATATCGAAAACTTGCATAACCGTGATAAGGTAGCAGCGACTCACAAAGAAGCAGTGAAGCAATCAATCAATGCGGGTATCGATATGTCGATGGTTCCTTACAACTTCAACTTCTGTGGTTACCTTATCGAATTGGTGAACGAAGGTGAGGTGCCAATGGAAAGAATCGACGATGCTGTTAGAAGAATCCTTACTGTTAAAGTAAAGTTAGGTTTGTTCGAAACTCCAGCACCAAAGGTGAAGGATTATCCTAAATTTGGTAGCAAAGAACATGAGCAAATCGCTTACAATGCAGCATCAGAGTCAATTACTCTTTTAAAGAACGATAAAGATATTCTTCCTCTTAAAAAAGGAACAAAAATCTTAGTAGCGGGTCCAAATGCCAATTCTATGCGTACTTTAAACGGTGGATGGACATACTCTTGGCAAGGAGAAAAGGTTGAAGAATTTGCTCAAGATTACAATACAATTTTTGAAGCAGTTCAAAATACTTTCGGAAAAGAAAATGTAAACCTTGTACAAGGCGTTGAATACAATCACGAAGGTCAGTATTACGAAGAGAAAAATATTGATATTCAAGCTGCAGTTAAAGCAGCAAGTAGTGCAGATGTAGTTTTACTTTGCTTAGGAGAGAACACATACACAGAAACTCCTGGTAACCTTCACGATTTATACATCTCTCAAAATCAAAGAAAATTGGCGGAAGCTTTAGCAGCAACAGGTAAGCCAGTAGTATTGATTTTAAATGAAGGTAGACCACGTTTGATCTCTCAATTTGAATCAGATATGCAAGCAGTAGTACATACATACTTGCCAGGTAACTTCGGTGGAGATGCATTAGCTGATATCTTAGTAGGTGATGTGAACCCTAGTGGCAAGCTTCCTTATAGCTACCCAATGTATCCTAATGCTTTAGGTACTTACGATCACAAACCATCTGAAGCATCAGAAAAAATGGAGGGTATGTATGATTATAACTCTTCATTACCATTCCAATATGCATTCGGTTTTGGATTGAGCTATACTACATTTGAGTATGCCAACTTGAAAGTATCAAATACTGATTTTGGTCCAGATGATAACATCAAAATCTCTGTGGATGTGAAGAACACAGGTAAAGTAGAAGGTAAAGAAGTAGTTCAGCTTTTCACTAAAGATGTCTATGCTTCTATCACTCCTGATAACAAACGTCTTAGAAGATTCGAAAAAGTGAACCTGAAGCCAGGTGAAACAAAAACTGTTTCTTTCACTTTATCAGCTCGCGATCTTGCTTTTGTGGATGCAGACTTAAAATGGACTGTAGAAGAAGGCGAATTTAAACTGATGATAGGTGATAAAACTACATCAGTGAATGTAACAAAAACAAAAAAGTTTGATCAAGCATCGAACTAA
- a CDS encoding SusC/RagA family TonB-linked outer membrane protein, translating into MRLFLQASKCLALFLGMMTLMSVSTFAQDRVISGTVTDSSDGSPLPGVNVKLVDTNIGTITDLNGSFKLSINDSHKEILFSYIGYLPETIEIGQRTVIDIQLNQDVEQLEEVVVVGYQVQKKSVVTGAIASVKSEDITQVPVQNAAQALQGKTAGVLVTPVSGQPGSGIDIRVRGTGSNGDNTPLYVVDGIQMDNINFLNPGDIESIEVLKDAASAAIYGSRGANGVVLVSTKKGKAGRTVVTYDGYYGVQEAWRKTPLMNAQEYMMFHNEGALNAGQSIKFTPDQMASNTTDTNWQDEMFSQAPIQSHTIQMSGGTETSTFMTSVSYFGQQGIIAPEKSNFDRYTIRLNSSHKISKYFKAGTNITFSREESKGINEQNQFGGVLQNALLHDPLTTVWEDRQDVIEAYDAYPVKPANQNGRYYAISDQTLREVVNPMARIENTYGENAGNKFLGNAYLELTPGVEGLTFKTDFGVDVGSGVTRGYNPEAYYNSVNQVLVSGVNQGATNYTVLQWENTANYQKQFGKHKLNFLLGTTLRQSYGGGLGSSRNNLQLPGWEYAYVNNGADDETQKGSGWYWQHRLMSFFGSVNYNYEDKYMLNVIARYDGSSRFGSNNQFGFFPSVQAGWVISNEEFLKGNETFNFLKLRAGWGQVGNERIGDFGYLELFGQTPSYPFGTAQGMQPGFGITRMANPDLKWETAQELNFGIDAGFFNDVLTATVDVYDRQRIDLLGTRPVPGFTGVGGPLSNLGTVSNKGIEMSLTYNTKVRDLEIGITAIGAYNDNEVTAVDNGDGRIYGNGMFQTQGQTMMEVGHALPYFWGWKTDGILQNADEATAYNEKYGESAQAGDIRYVDINGDGVIDNDDRTDIGTPVHSWTYGLNMRLAYKGFDMTMFWQGQAGGKLINGTLRPDLQQDQNYPARYLNRWTGEGSTNDFPRFTYDDQNQNFTRINDMVHVEDASYLRLRNLQVGYTLPQHISKKAGMSNLRVYVSGNNLFTFTNYSGMDPEVGHGGALGYGFDFGSYPQARSYLLGLNVSF; encoded by the coding sequence ATGAGATTATTTTTACAAGCAAGTAAATGTCTCGCTCTATTCTTAGGAATGATGACTCTGATGTCCGTGAGTACATTTGCACAAGATAGAGTGATCAGCGGTACAGTTACAGACTCCTCAGATGGAAGTCCTCTACCGGGTGTGAACGTGAAGTTAGTAGATACTAACATTGGTACCATCACAGATTTGAATGGTTCCTTTAAATTAAGTATTAACGACAGCCACAAAGAAATTCTATTTTCTTATATCGGTTATTTACCAGAAACTATTGAAATTGGACAAAGAACAGTTATTGACATCCAATTAAATCAAGATGTTGAACAACTAGAAGAAGTAGTTGTTGTAGGTTACCAAGTGCAAAAGAAAAGTGTAGTGACAGGTGCTATCGCATCAGTAAAGTCAGAAGACATTACGCAAGTACCAGTACAAAACGCTGCTCAAGCATTACAAGGTAAAACAGCAGGTGTTTTAGTAACGCCGGTATCTGGTCAGCCAGGTTCAGGTATTGATATCCGTGTTCGTGGTACTGGTTCTAACGGTGACAACACTCCGTTATACGTTGTTGACGGAATTCAAATGGATAACATTAATTTCCTTAATCCTGGTGATATCGAGTCAATTGAAGTACTAAAAGATGCAGCTTCTGCAGCTATTTACGGTTCTCGTGGTGCTAACGGTGTAGTTTTAGTATCAACAAAGAAAGGTAAAGCAGGTAGAACAGTAGTTACTTACGATGGTTACTATGGAGTTCAAGAAGCTTGGAGAAAAACTCCATTGATGAATGCTCAAGAATACATGATGTTCCATAATGAAGGAGCGTTAAACGCTGGTCAGTCAATTAAGTTTACACCAGATCAAATGGCTTCTAACACTACGGACACCAACTGGCAAGATGAGATGTTCTCACAAGCACCGATTCAATCGCATACGATTCAAATGTCGGGTGGTACTGAAACATCAACTTTCATGACATCAGTTTCTTACTTTGGACAACAAGGTATCATCGCTCCAGAAAAATCTAATTTTGATCGTTATACAATTAGATTGAATTCATCTCACAAGATTTCAAAATACTTTAAAGCAGGTACTAACATTACTTTCTCAAGAGAAGAATCTAAAGGTATTAATGAGCAAAACCAATTTGGTGGTGTTTTACAAAATGCTTTATTACACGATCCTTTAACAACAGTTTGGGAAGATAGACAAGACGTAATTGAAGCATACGATGCTTATCCTGTTAAACCAGCTAACCAAAACGGTCGTTACTATGCGATCTCAGATCAAACATTGAGAGAGGTAGTGAACCCAATGGCTAGAATTGAGAATACATACGGAGAGAATGCTGGAAACAAATTCTTAGGTAATGCATATTTAGAGTTAACTCCAGGTGTGGAAGGTTTAACTTTCAAAACAGATTTCGGAGTAGATGTAGGAAGTGGAGTAACTAGAGGTTACAACCCGGAGGCATATTACAACTCTGTAAACCAAGTACTGGTTTCTGGTGTGAATCAAGGAGCAACAAATTACACTGTTTTACAGTGGGAAAATACAGCAAACTATCAAAAACAATTTGGTAAGCATAAATTGAATTTCTTATTGGGTACTACTTTAAGACAATCTTACGGTGGTGGTTTAGGATCTTCTAGAAATAACTTACAATTACCAGGTTGGGAATATGCTTATGTAAACAACGGTGCTGATGATGAAACTCAGAAAGGTAGCGGTTGGTATTGGCAACATAGATTAATGTCATTCTTCGGTTCTGTAAATTACAACTACGAAGATAAGTACATGTTAAATGTGATTGCTAGATATGACGGTTCATCAAGATTCGGTAGTAACAATCAATTTGGTTTCTTCCCTTCAGTACAAGCAGGTTGGGTAATCTCTAACGAAGAATTCTTAAAAGGTAATGAAACTTTCAACTTCCTGAAATTAAGAGCAGGTTGGGGTCAAGTAGGTAACGAAAGAATTGGTGATTTTGGATACTTAGAATTATTTGGTCAGACACCTTCTTATCCTTTCGGAACTGCTCAAGGTATGCAACCAGGTTTTGGTATTACAAGAATGGCTAACCCAGATTTGAAATGGGAAACAGCACAAGAATTGAACTTCGGTATTGATGCAGGATTTTTTAATGATGTGTTGACTGCTACAGTAGATGTTTACGATAGACAACGAATCGATTTATTAGGTACACGTCCGGTTCCTGGTTTTACAGGTGTTGGTGGTCCTTTATCTAACTTAGGTACAGTAAGTAACAAAGGTATTGAGATGTCTTTAACTTACAATACAAAAGTAAGAGACTTAGAAATCGGTATTACAGCTATTGGTGCTTACAACGATAACGAAGTAACAGCTGTAGATAATGGTGACGGAAGAATTTACGGTAACGGAATGTTCCAAACACAAGGTCAGACAATGATGGAAGTGGGACATGCATTACCTTACTTCTGGGGTTGGAAAACAGATGGTATCCTTCAAAATGCGGACGAAGCAACAGCATATAACGAGAAATACGGAGAAAGTGCTCAAGCAGGTGATATTCGTTATGTAGATATCAACGGTGATGGTGTAATCGACAATGATGACAGAACAGATATCGGTACACCAGTTCACTCATGGACATACGGTTTGAACATGAGATTGGCTTACAAAGGCTTCGATATGACAATGTTCTGGCAAGGTCAAGCAGGTGGTAAATTGATCAACGGTACACTTCGTCCAGATTTACAACAAGATCAAAACTATCCAGCTCGTTATTTAAACAGATGGACAGGTGAAGGTTCTACTAACGATTTCCCAAGATTTACTTACGATGACCAAAATCAAAACTTCACAAGAATCAACGATATGGTTCACGTAGAAGACGCTTCTTACTTACGTTTGAGAAACTTACAAGTAGGTTACACACTACCTCAGCACATTTCTAAGAAAGCAGGTATGAGCAACTTAAGAGTGTATGTATCAGGTAACAACTTGTTCACTTTCACAAACTACTCAGGAATGGATCCAGAAGTAGGACACGGTGGTGCTCTTGGTTATGGATTTGACTTTGGTTCATATCCTCAAGCTAGATCATACTTACTTGGTTTAAATGTATCATTCTAA
- a CDS encoding RagB/SusD family nutrient uptake outer membrane protein, giving the protein MKLKNILVAGAIAVSTLGATSCSNFLDINPTDAQTSDTFFRTSVEARQALNGVYEKLRSDYNGTIPNNNALIEVTLGDDAYVGGAASGTDMLWLQQMMRFQALTNSESALQTWNKCYGAIQRANTLLANYDKITFKSNEEDLKNNYKGEATYLRAHFYFELVRYFENVPLIINLLEGESWTEVTQAEPAKVYAQIAKDMTDAIDLMAEEIDASEAGRLTKYAAMSELVKVYLFYTGVYGTTELPVEGGAALTQADMIQMADDVINSGRFTLAANYEDLFNQNGNYNPEVIFEIAFANTGSGDWGDWSYGNIMCQMAGPRAHNGPTFAQGWGFIAPSRELEQSFEAGDTRLPATIMYAKDLIDEVGSVHEAHYNYTGMHSNKYTTHAWNQADVNVELNWAQNYHYIRLADVYLMAAELNLSGNPAKATQYVNVVRNRAGLADKTLVTLADIQQERRVELAFEGHRYFDVLRRGLNEAKQELDVTNYTLTPPTHTDPQYINDQGENLTGDIAADPTIFEISFDVSKKGFLPIPQVEIDLHPLLKQNAGY; this is encoded by the coding sequence ATGAAACTTAAAAATATATTAGTAGCAGGAGCCATTGCAGTTTCCACTTTAGGAGCAACATCCTGTTCAAACTTCCTCGATATAAACCCTACTGATGCACAGACATCAGACACATTCTTCAGAACATCTGTAGAAGCAAGACAAGCCTTAAACGGTGTTTACGAAAAGCTGCGTTCTGATTACAACGGAACAATTCCAAATAACAACGCTTTAATCGAAGTTACTTTGGGAGACGATGCTTATGTTGGTGGAGCAGCCTCTGGTACAGATATGTTATGGTTACAGCAGATGATGCGTTTCCAAGCATTGACAAACTCAGAATCCGCTTTACAGACTTGGAACAAATGTTACGGAGCTATCCAAAGAGCCAATACTTTGTTAGCTAACTACGATAAAATTACATTCAAGTCGAATGAAGAAGATCTTAAAAACAATTACAAAGGCGAGGCAACTTATTTAAGAGCTCACTTTTACTTTGAATTGGTAAGATATTTCGAAAATGTTCCTCTTATCATTAATCTTTTAGAGGGAGAATCATGGACTGAGGTTACGCAAGCAGAGCCAGCTAAAGTATATGCACAGATTGCTAAGGATATGACAGATGCTATTGATCTAATGGCAGAAGAAATAGACGCTTCTGAAGCTGGTCGTTTGACAAAATATGCGGCAATGTCTGAGTTGGTAAAAGTATATTTATTCTATACTGGTGTGTATGGTACTACTGAATTACCTGTAGAAGGTGGGGCAGCACTTACACAAGCAGACATGATTCAAATGGCTGATGATGTGATCAATAGTGGTCGTTTCACTTTAGCAGCGAATTATGAAGACTTATTTAACCAAAATGGTAACTATAACCCAGAGGTGATTTTCGAAATTGCTTTTGCGAATACAGGTTCAGGTGATTGGGGTGATTGGTCTTATGGTAACATCATGTGTCAGATGGCAGGTCCAAGAGCACATAACGGTCCTACATTTGCTCAAGGATGGGGTTTCATTGCTCCGTCAAGAGAATTAGAACAATCTTTTGAGGCAGGTGATACACGTCTTCCAGCAACAATTATGTATGCGAAAGATCTAATTGATGAGGTAGGAAGTGTTCATGAAGCACATTACAACTACACTGGTATGCACTCTAACAAATACACAACACACGCTTGGAATCAAGCGGATGTGAACGTAGAATTGAACTGGGCACAAAATTACCACTACATCCGTTTAGCAGATGTGTATTTAATGGCAGCAGAATTAAACTTATCGGGTAATCCTGCAAAAGCAACGCAATATGTAAATGTGGTACGTAACAGAGCAGGTTTAGCTGACAAAACATTAGTAACACTTGCTGATATTCAACAAGAAAGAAGAGTAGAGCTAGCGTTCGAAGGACACCGTTATTTCGATGTACTTAGAAGAGGTTTAAATGAAGCGAAACAAGAGTTAGATGTAACTAATTATACATTAACTCCTCCAACGCATACAGATCCTCAATATATCAATGATCAAGGGGAGAACTTAACTGGCGATATCGCTGCAGACCCTACCATTTTCGAAATTTCATTTGATGTGTCGAAAAAAGGTTTCTTACCGATCCCACAAGTAGAAATCGACTTGCATCCTTTATTAAAACAAAACGCAGGTTACTAA
- a CDS encoding PKD domain-containing protein: MKKYIYSFLSFVMVLAMTSCTEDKPSVGPAPTADDVTFTVTPTAENPNIVEFTNTTPESIAFWKFSTGASDKGEKVTAEFAVQGDYEAELTVITSGGQATATKTITIDQTDFTLLDREDYNFLTGGADSIDGKSWKFDKMTRGHMGIGPAEGSTPEWWAADPMQKDGLGAYDDLVNFNLNGFKFNLTNNGDSYAKDYMADWFTSKGGSLVQDADDHTYSITFDDQSNWNWSITERDGKSFLVLSGDAFMSWHTGGNQEYEIMTLNEDELYLKTIGDDGNAWYYGFIREGFERPVVPPVEKPYEANDIEDDFAGSSTLSFIADGALEFTVGVDNFDPMGNTAAQVGRYVRTTEGGDSGWFQNYQAELPFRMDLTTRNVFTMKVLMLSSNDFTTVTPAAETPEWLGDVAMAPTVALRLEDTKMGGNSWQTRAEVSQTITEDQMGTWVELTFDFSSVSDRMDFDKVIIQIGGEGHTRPGTFYVSDFQLQ, from the coding sequence ATGAAAAAATATATTTATTCATTCTTAAGCTTTGTCATGGTATTAGCCATGACAAGCTGTACCGAAGATAAACCATCAGTTGGACCAGCTCCAACAGCAGATGATGTGACTTTTACAGTAACTCCAACTGCAGAAAATCCAAATATTGTAGAGTTTACAAATACTACTCCTGAATCTATTGCATTCTGGAAGTTTAGTACTGGTGCTTCAGATAAAGGAGAGAAAGTAACCGCAGAATTTGCAGTGCAAGGTGATTATGAAGCTGAATTAACAGTGATCACTTCAGGTGGTCAGGCAACTGCTACAAAAACAATTACTATCGATCAAACAGACTTCACATTATTGGATAGAGAAGATTACAACTTCTTAACTGGTGGTGCTGATTCAATTGACGGTAAAAGCTGGAAATTTGATAAAATGACAAGAGGTCATATGGGTATTGGACCAGCTGAAGGAAGTACTCCAGAGTGGTGGGCAGCAGATCCTATGCAAAAAGACGGTCTAGGTGCATATGATGATCTTGTTAACTTTAACTTGAATGGTTTCAAATTTAATTTGACAAACAACGGTGATTCTTATGCGAAAGATTATATGGCGGACTGGTTTACTTCTAAAGGAGGTTCTTTAGTTCAAGATGCAGACGACCATACATATTCAATCACTTTTGATGATCAATCAAATTGGAACTGGTCTATTACTGAAAGAGATGGCAAAAGTTTCTTAGTATTATCAGGGGATGCATTTATGTCATGGCACACTGGTGGTAATCAAGAATATGAGATTATGACTCTAAACGAAGATGAGTTGTACTTAAAAACTATCGGAGATGATGGTAATGCCTGGTACTACGGTTTCATTAGAGAAGGTTTTGAAAGACCTGTTGTTCCTCCTGTAGAGAAGCCATACGAGGCAAATGATATTGAGGATGATTTTGCAGGTTCTTCTACATTATCATTTATTGCAGATGGTGCATTAGAATTTACTGTTGGTGTAGATAACTTTGATCCAATGGGTAATACAGCAGCTCAAGTTGGTAGATATGTAAGAACAACTGAAGGTGGTGACTCTGGTTGGTTCCAAAATTATCAAGCAGAACTTCCATTCCGTATGGACTTAACCACAAGAAATGTTTTCACAATGAAAGTATTAATGTTGTCTTCTAATGATTTTACAACAGTAACTCCTGCAGCTGAAACACCAGAATGGTTAGGAGATGTAGCAATGGCTCCGACAGTAGCACTACGTTTAGAAGATACTAAAATGGGTGGTAATAGCTGGCAAACAAGAGCTGAAGTGTCTCAAACGATTACTGAAGACCAAATGGGTACTTGGGTAGAGTTAACATTCGACTTCTCTAGTGTAAGCGACAGAATGGACTTTGATAAAGTAATCATACAAATTGGTGGCGAAGGTCATACAAGACCAGGTACATTCTACGTATCAGACTTCCAATTACAATAA
- a CDS encoding family 16 glycosylhydrolase — MKKYYFLLLSFLIYQTSFAQNDCYELVWADEFEVNGAPDANKWGYDIGGSGWGNNEDQYYTDKLTNAQVIDGKLVITARKENFGGKAYTSARLVSKDKGDWLYGKVVVRAKIPTGQGTWPAIWMLSTDWEYGGWPASGEIDIMEHVGYDPNVVHGTVHTEAYNHMNNTQKGEKVTIATATTAYHDYVLEWDENSIKVGYDDTFYFNFTKGATYQEWPFDKRFHLLLNIAMGGSWGGVGGPTDDSALPAKMEIEYVRVYQKTVGDITVEGDVILEKNNTYTYFVKGMEGNVTWTVPEGMNIVSGQGTSTIEVEVTDDAKGGEVNAEIVGNCSTYNVKNEVKVVVGKPQGEQISFPATIDNTIKWSVSESFASTFTLEKDNEDVLVTFDVKDPSTNPYIDYEFDEIYDFSAHQEFSVVLKNAEGKEPDALRIELLDGQGNTINSGFGRWYSSELQQDCNFWRYTHTFDQAGTQVSGVRMYINYGIFSNAKKGGVIISDIVMSQSGLSEESLTDDGDCGGLDNIVTSIDSEYNNKTIYPNPVRNGEELTVGEDVRVQLFNLIGKKVFEGYSINGKLLIDGIEAGHYIIVLKNENNNIYKKIIIQ, encoded by the coding sequence ATGAAAAAATATTACTTTTTGCTATTAAGCTTTTTAATCTATCAAACATCATTTGCACAAAATGATTGTTATGAATTGGTATGGGCAGATGAATTTGAAGTAAACGGGGCTCCAGATGCTAACAAATGGGGATATGATATTGGTGGTAGTGGTTGGGGTAACAACGAAGACCAATACTACACAGACAAACTAACCAACGCTCAAGTGATCGATGGAAAATTGGTGATCACTGCACGAAAAGAAAATTTTGGTGGAAAAGCCTATACATCGGCTCGTTTAGTTTCTAAAGATAAAGGAGACTGGTTGTATGGTAAAGTTGTCGTAAGAGCGAAAATACCTACGGGACAAGGCACTTGGCCAGCAATTTGGATGCTTTCTACCGATTGGGAATACGGTGGATGGCCTGCAAGTGGTGAAATTGATATAATGGAACATGTGGGATACGATCCAAATGTAGTTCACGGTACAGTACATACTGAAGCGTACAATCACATGAACAATACCCAAAAAGGAGAGAAAGTAACAATTGCTACCGCTACTACAGCCTATCACGATTATGTTTTGGAATGGGATGAAAACTCAATAAAAGTAGGTTATGATGATACTTTTTATTTCAATTTTACAAAGGGAGCTACTTATCAAGAATGGCCTTTTGATAAACGATTCCATTTACTATTAAACATTGCCATGGGTGGTTCATGGGGTGGTGTTGGCGGGCCAACAGACGATTCGGCTTTGCCAGCTAAAATGGAAATTGAATATGTAAGGGTGTATCAAAAAACAGTAGGAGACATCACTGTTGAAGGAGATGTTATTCTAGAGAAAAACAATACGTATACCTATTTTGTAAAAGGTATGGAAGGTAATGTGACTTGGACGGTACCGGAAGGGATGAATATTGTAAGTGGTCAAGGCACATCTACAATTGAGGTTGAAGTTACTGATGATGCGAAAGGAGGTGAAGTAAATGCAGAAATCGTAGGTAACTGTTCGACATACAATGTGAAGAATGAAGTAAAGGTAGTTGTGGGAAAGCCCCAAGGGGAACAGATTAGTTTCCCCGCAACAATTGATAATACCATTAAGTGGTCAGTTTCTGAATCATTTGCTTCGACGTTTACATTAGAAAAAGACAATGAAGATGTATTGGTGACTTTTGATGTGAAAGACCCTTCAACAAATCCTTATATAGATTATGAATTCGATGAGATTTATGATTTCAGTGCTCACCAAGAGTTTTCTGTAGTATTAAAAAATGCCGAAGGAAAAGAACCTGATGCACTTAGAATAGAACTGTTAGATGGACAAGGTAATACTATCAATTCAGGTTTTGGTCGATGGTATTCTTCTGAACTACAACAAGATTGTAATTTTTGGAGATATACACATACGTTTGATCAAGCAGGTACTCAAGTGTCTGGTGTGAGAATGTATATTAATTACGGTATTTTCTCCAATGCCAAAAAAGGTGGTGTAATCATCTCAGATATTGTGATGTCACAATCTGGTTTATCAGAAGAAAGCCTTACAGATGATGGAGATTGCGGTGGATTAGATAATATTGTTACGAGCATTGATTCTGAATATAATAACAAAACAATTTATCCAAACCCCGTTAGAAATGGAGAAGAACTAACAGTAGGTGAGGATGTTCGTGTACAGTTATTTAATCTGATAGGTAAAAAAGTATTCGAAGGTTATTCTATCAATGGAAAATTACTAATTGATGGCATTGAAGCAGGACACTATATTATTGTCTTGAAAAATGAAAACAATAACATTTATAAGAAGATTATCATACAATAA